From Clostridium cylindrosporum DSM 605:
TTTTAATAGGGATGATAGGAATAATTGGGGTTATAAATGCAAACAAAATGGGTAATGCCTCCGATAAAATGTACAATAATAATATTGCATGTATAGTATCTATTAATCTTATAGATAAGAATATATCTAAGATTAACCTAATTCTACAGGAAATAGCTAAAGTTAAAGATTCCAATGAAGTTAATATGATGAAAAGTGATATTGAAGCCCTCAAAGAAGAAAGTAATGATGGAGTTAAAAAGTATAAGTCAGGAATTATAAGTGAAGAAAATAATTCTATGTTTTTAGACTTTGAAGAAAAGTTTAACATATACAAGAAACAAGTAGATGAATATATAACATTTGTATTAGACAGTAAGACTTTAGAGGCTTCGGATAAGCTTTCAGAGGTTAAACAATCAGGGGCTAATATGGATATGAAGTTAGAGGAGTTATTAAGTCTAAATAATAAGTGGGCAGAACAAAGCATGGCATCGAATAAGGCATCACTTAATAACATAATTATTTCATCAATAACTTTTACTGTATTAGGTGTTGTTATATCCATAGTATTAGCTGTTTCTGTAATAAGATTAATAACAAAACCTTTAAATAAAACTAGGGAGTTTGCAGATAGACTAGCAGAATATGATTTTTCGACTCCCCTTGATATAAAATCTAAAAATGAATTTGGTTATATGGCAGATGCATTAAATAGAGCTAGGATTAATGTAGCCTTTCTAATAAAAGATGTTATAAATAGTGCAGACATAATTAGTAATTCAAGTGCAGAATTATCAGCAACCGCAAGTGAAGTATCCTTAAAACTAGAGTCTGTAAATGAATCAGCTATACACATAAATGGTATGATACAGGAAACAACTTTTATAGTAGGAGAGGTAGCAGCTTCATCAGAGGAAGTAGATTCTAATGTGGAAGGTCTTGCAAGTAAAGCTAGTAATGGAAATGCAAGTTCTATAGAGATAAAAGAAAGAGCTTTTAAAATTGAAGAGGAAAGCAAGAAAGCCTTTGAAAATACAAGAAAGCTTTATGATATAGTAGAAAAAGAAATAATAGAGGATATTGAAAGAGGAAAAGTTGTTGAAAAAATTATATCTATGGCAGATACAATAGCAAATATATCTAATCAAACTAATTTATTAGCACTTAATGCATCAATAGAAGCAGCAAGAGCAGGTGAACTCGGTCGTGGATTTGCAGTTGTTGCAGATGAAGTTAAGGGTCTTGCACAAAAGTCCGCTGAAGAGGTTACAAATGTAAAGGATACTATAGAAGAAGTTCAAATGGCATTTAAAAGTTTATCAGGAAATAGCAATAAACTTCTAAGATTTATAAATGAAAATATTCTTCCTCAATTTGAGGAATTTGTAGAGGTAGGAGAGACCTACGGTAAGGATGGAGATTTTGTAAATAGTATGTCTGAGGACTTAGCACTAATGTCAGAGGAAATTTCAGCAACAATTAACCAGGTTGTAAATAATATACAAAGCATTTCAGAGGATGTATTAAGATCTTCACAGGATGTTGCAAGTATCCAAGAGGGTATTAGCCTTTCAAGTGAGGCAATGAACCAAGTAGTAAATGCTGCAAGTCAACAATCAGATTTAGCACAAAGTCTTAATGAAATGATTGCTAAATTTAAAGTTTAAAATATAGTAAAACAAAGGAGTCTATTCTAGCATTTAGAATAGACTCCTTTTGTAATTAAGAAAATATAGTTTAAATTAAATCATCTAAAACGTTAACTGTAGTTTGTTCATTTTCATTAATAGGAATAACTATACAGTTTTGACCATCAATTATTTGAGATTTTATTTGAGGTACTTTTTCAGATTTTACTTGAAGTATAACGTCATATTCAGGAGTAACTTCATTATCTTCTGAAGTTGCATCTTGAGTTTCTTCTGAAGTAACCTCTGAAGCTTCCTCTAAGTTAGTTTCTGAGTCCTCTCCTATAACTTCTTCTAAGTTGGCCTCTGAATCTTCTTCTAAAGCTAGATTATCATCACTAACTTCTGTAGGCTCTGTAGGCAGGGAAGCTTCATTAGCTGCAGCAGCTTCTTGCTTAACCTCTTCAAGTCTAGTTTGAAGTATTTCTACCTGCTTTAAAAGATTCTCTTCCTTTTTTCTTTGCTCATTTGCTTTAAGCACCTTTGGGTCAATTAGACTTTCTGCTAAAGGAAGATCATCACCAAAACTCTCCACATAGTATTTTTCTATTTTAGCAGTAGCTTCTTCTGGAACACCACTTTCTATTAAAATATTTTGCATAGCATCCTTTGTTAAGGTGATAGGTTCAGAGTCTAGATCATCAGACATAGAACTATATTCATCTATCATATTGTTTAGGTTTTCTTGTATTTCCATAAAAACTTTTTCAGACTCTTCATCATCAGCACTAACTGAATCTTTGATAATTGATTGGAATGTTTCCTTTTGTATAGTAGCTGTTTGTCTTGAATAACAGCCTAATACATTTTCCATTAATTCAGGATGTGTATCCTTTGCATTTTTAGTGTAATACATAACAGAATTAACATCTGAACTACGCTCAATAAAGGCAGGAAACACAAAGCCATTACTTGGGACATCAACTACCCAATCACGATCTCGTGCTGCTATTTTGTTTTCTTCTTCAAAGTATCTAAGACCAGCATTTGAAAGTGAAACAGGACATATTGCACATAGCACATATTCATATACTTCTTCCGATTCATCTATCTTTGCATTATCACTTGTTTTAGTAATAACATCATAGGCATCATGAAAAACAAGTATTAAAAAGTTATCAGAGCAAACATAGTTATCTATAATTAGTTGGTAAAAACTATCAAGGACAGAGTCATCCTTTAATTGACTGTTTCTAAGATGTAAAAGTGAAGATTGACTTTCATTTGTAAGGTCTTCATTCATAGGAAAGTTAAGCTCTAAAATATTATTGCCGATAGTCCCAGAGAGCACTTTTTTAGCGATTTCTAGGTACTTATAATATTCATCCTCTTCTAAGTTTAGAAAGGTTTCTCTAAATTTAAGAAGAATATTTTTTTCTCCATTAACATAGCAGCCACACATTTTGGTGAAGGTGCAATGATCCTTTTTTAAACGTCTCTTAAGTTCAAGTATATCTTTTTTTCTCATATATAAACCCCTCAATCTAGCATTTTCTATTCTAGGTATTAATCGATATGTATCATTATTAAGTATAGTATTTTTTTACATTTAATTAAAGATTTTATTAGATGAACTTAAACAAGATGATATGAAAACAATGAGCATTAAACTTTTAAAACAATATAGTTAAGGATCTAGTAAGCCTTATGGTAAGACCAACCACAACTAAAATGTTATAGTGGATTTTTATATTTATAAGGCAATTAACAAATTAATATTAGGTTTAATATAATGTAATATTAATTTAAGGAGAAGTTATAATGTATGATGGTATAAAAAAAGATTATAAGCCAATAGGGCCAAAGAATTTATATGCTTACTTTATTGAAAAGAACCCAGTTACTTCATTTAATCCTATAAGTGTATACCCTAAAATAAGTGATAGTGCATTTGTAGGACCATTTTCAAGTGTAATAGGTGATGTAACAATAAAAGATAATGTATTTTTAGGTGCTAGTGTAGTGATAAGAGCAGATGAGGGAAGCCCATTTTATATAGGTCATAACTCTAATATACAAGATAGAGTAGTATTACATGGACTAAAAGAAGCTAAATACTTGGTAAATGGTAAAGGATATTCAATATTTATTGGAGATAAAGTAAACATAGCCCATGGAGCATTAATTCATGGCCCAGCTGTTGTAGGAAGTAATACATTTGTTGGGTTTAATGCAATTGTATTTAACTCTATTGTAGAGGAGAATTGCTATATTGATACTGGAGCAATAGTAACAGGGGGAATAAGGATAGCTGCAAATAAATATGTTCCAATTGGTGCTATTATAAATACCCAGGATAAGGCAGATAATCTTTTAGAAGTACCAAAGGAACAATCAGATTTTTCAGAAAAGGTTAATGATATTAATGTAGAGTTTTCACAATCCTACAGCTTAAAATTTGGGGATATGAAATATGGGTTTTAGTTAAGATTTTTAATATAAATGTCTAGGTACAATTAAGTCCTTTGATAATATATAATTAGAAGCCCTGTAATTTTTTAATCCCAGGGCTTCATGCTTTATAAAGTGTATGAATAATAAGCATACTATGGGCACTATGAAGAATACAGCTTTGGAATATACATATCTTTCATACAAAAACGACCATATTTCTATATTATTCCATTGGATAGTGATTGTGTTAAAATAGAAATAATAACATTAATAACAGAATTTATTAGTACATATAAAATGAAGAAGTAATATAATGAAAATTAAATATAGGGGGATATATTATGGCAGTATATAAGTGTAGTGTATGTGGATATATTCACGACGAATATAAACAAGAAAAGCTATTTTCACAAATAACAGAATGTCCTATTTGTAAGCAGCCAAGAAGTGTATTTGAAGAAATAGAAGACAATGCTGTGCAAGGGATAGATAAGGTTACAGATGTAGTATCTGAAAATGAAATAGATCTGTCATATCCAAAGGACTATGAACGCGTGGATAAAGAGTGTAGATATATGTCAGAGATACATAAGATGGCAGTGACTGGAGAGCCTATTATAGAGGCAATGGGAACACAGATGACAATGCCTAGCTGGGATGATATTTTGATTTTAGGAGCTCAGTTAAATCCGCCACCACTAGAGGAACATGCTCCTGTTAGCACTACAACAATAATAGG
This genomic window contains:
- a CDS encoding carbonate dehydratase: MYDGIKKDYKPIGPKNLYAYFIEKNPVTSFNPISVYPKISDSAFVGPFSSVIGDVTIKDNVFLGASVVIRADEGSPFYIGHNSNIQDRVVLHGLKEAKYLVNGKGYSIFIGDKVNIAHGALIHGPAVVGSNTFVGFNAIVFNSIVEENCYIDTGAIVTGGIRIAANKYVPIGAIINTQDKADNLLEVPKEQSDFSEKVNDINVEFSQSYSLKFGDMKYGF
- a CDS encoding methyl-accepting chemotaxis protein, whose translation is MKKFTDFKLSTKLVISFMVMIILIGMIGIIGVINANKMGNASDKMYNNNIACIVSINLIDKNISKINLILQEIAKVKDSNEVNMMKSDIEALKEESNDGVKKYKSGIISEENNSMFLDFEEKFNIYKKQVDEYITFVLDSKTLEASDKLSEVKQSGANMDMKLEELLSLNNKWAEQSMASNKASLNNIIISSITFTVLGVVISIVLAVSVIRLITKPLNKTREFADRLAEYDFSTPLDIKSKNEFGYMADALNRARINVAFLIKDVINSADIISNSSAELSATASEVSLKLESVNESAIHINGMIQETTFIVGEVAASSEEVDSNVEGLASKASNGNASSIEIKERAFKIEEESKKAFENTRKLYDIVEKEIIEDIERGKVVEKIISMADTIANISNQTNLLALNASIEAARAGELGRGFAVVADEVKGLAQKSAEEVTNVKDTIEEVQMAFKSLSGNSNKLLRFINENILPQFEEFVEVGETYGKDGDFVNSMSEDLALMSEEISATINQVVNNIQSISEDVLRSSQDVASIQEGISLSSEAMNQVVNAASQQSDLAQSLNEMIAKFKV
- a CDS encoding DUF4317 domain-containing protein produces the protein MRKKDILELKRRLKKDHCTFTKMCGCYVNGEKNILLKFRETFLNLEEDEYYKYLEIAKKVLSGTIGNNILELNFPMNEDLTNESQSSLLHLRNSQLKDDSVLDSFYQLIIDNYVCSDNFLILVFHDAYDVITKTSDNAKIDESEEVYEYVLCAICPVSLSNAGLRYFEEENKIAARDRDWVVDVPSNGFVFPAFIERSSDVNSVMYYTKNAKDTHPELMENVLGCYSRQTATIQKETFQSIIKDSVSADDEESEKVFMEIQENLNNMIDEYSSMSDDLDSEPITLTKDAMQNILIESGVPEEATAKIEKYYVESFGDDLPLAESLIDPKVLKANEQRKKEENLLKQVEILQTRLEEVKQEAAAANEASLPTEPTEVSDDNLALEEDSEANLEEVIGEDSETNLEEASEVTSEETQDATSEDNEVTPEYDVILQVKSEKVPQIKSQIIDGQNCIVIPINENEQTTVNVLDDLI